Proteins found in one Vallitalea guaymasensis genomic segment:
- a CDS encoding substrate-binding domain-containing protein, protein MKRLKFSYHILILIPIIIIAFFIINSLTSKSSKDPQIDYLIGMSHPNLSEEWQILVNEQMKNEAEKIDNLSVIFTNAGSSTYKQVKDINMLMDYGIDLLIITVNDANVLGPLISEINKKIPVIVLDRDVSNYDFTLYIGPDYYSLGKKAGERVVSLLGKDGGKVIEVRGPIEEPSVVELSHGFDYIINQHPNINILTSISSEWLTSQTEERMNKLLKKINDFDIVFAHNNAMALGAYYASKTENLDIKLIGVSGLMSNKYRAYLEEGILDTTFLCPIGGKESIDYAIDILNGENDIPRKIILNTIPITKENMNGIESEPIKRESIKLGYIDSYTSDSFNLETTYTAFEKEKIELIYRNINSNLSIKQQHAEQLEAIKKLIDNDVDMIAISPVVSSGWDKVLNLAKQKNIPVIFLNNMVNSKENLWTTYVGSDYYDQGKLAASYLVNNVYNMKNDIVIAEIRGHNKSASTIQRTEGFNQVINGYSRINVKYRVDTDLSFEEAYKQMTRILGDDKVNVVFTHEEDISYGALKAIKDHGLTIGKDIIMVTTCNSVDISMNNHDISCLVQSYPVTQSQLIKVVRDYMNGISPKKVINKDKLVIEDK, encoded by the coding sequence TTGAAAAGATTAAAATTCAGTTATCACATTTTAATATTGATACCTATAATCATAATTGCATTTTTTATAATCAATTCTTTGACAAGTAAGAGTTCTAAAGATCCTCAGATTGATTATTTAATTGGAATGTCGCATCCTAATCTAAGTGAAGAATGGCAAATACTGGTTAATGAACAAATGAAAAATGAAGCAGAAAAAATAGATAACCTTAGTGTTATATTCACTAATGCTGGTTCTAGCACATATAAACAAGTAAAAGATATAAATATGTTAATGGATTATGGCATTGATCTGCTTATTATTACTGTAAATGATGCTAATGTTCTAGGACCATTAATAAGTGAAATAAATAAAAAAATTCCAGTCATAGTTTTAGATAGAGATGTGAGTAATTATGATTTTACTCTGTATATTGGTCCTGACTATTATTCTCTAGGGAAAAAAGCAGGTGAAAGAGTAGTAAGTCTTCTTGGTAAAGATGGAGGAAAGGTTATTGAAGTTAGAGGACCTATAGAAGAACCTTCAGTTGTTGAATTAAGTCATGGATTTGACTATATAATCAATCAACATCCTAATATTAATATTTTAACAAGCATTTCTAGTGAATGGTTAACAAGTCAAACAGAAGAAAGAATGAATAAACTACTGAAAAAAATTAATGATTTCGATATAGTATTTGCCCATAATAATGCTATGGCATTAGGAGCTTATTATGCGTCCAAGACCGAGAATTTAGATATTAAGCTTATTGGTGTATCAGGTTTGATGTCCAATAAATATAGAGCATACTTAGAAGAAGGAATATTGGATACAACTTTTCTATGTCCTATAGGAGGAAAAGAGTCAATTGATTATGCGATAGATATCTTGAATGGAGAAAATGATATTCCAAGAAAGATTATCCTTAATACTATACCTATAACCAAAGAAAATATGAATGGTATAGAGAGTGAGCCCATCAAGAGAGAATCTATCAAACTGGGGTATATTGACTCGTATACCTCTGATAGCTTTAATTTAGAAACTACTTATACTGCATTTGAGAAAGAAAAGATAGAGTTGATATATAGAAATATTAATTCCAATCTATCTATTAAACAGCAGCATGCGGAACAACTAGAGGCTATTAAAAAACTTATTGATAATGATGTTGACATGATTGCTATATCCCCTGTTGTTAGTTCAGGCTGGGATAAAGTGCTTAATTTAGCAAAACAAAAGAATATCCCTGTAATATTTTTAAATAATATGGTGAATTCAAAGGAGAATCTATGGACAACATATGTTGGTTCTGATTATTATGACCAAGGAAAATTAGCTGCTAGTTATCTTGTAAATAATGTTTATAATATGAAAAATGATATAGTTATAGCTGAGATAAGAGGTCATAACAAGTCTGCATCAACCATCCAGAGAACGGAAGGTTTCAATCAAGTTATTAATGGTTATTCTAGAATCAATGTAAAATATAGAGTAGATACTGATTTATCATTTGAAGAAGCATATAAACAGATGACACGTATACTAGGTGATGATAAGGTCAATGTAGTATTTACACATGAAGAAGATATATCTTATGGTGCATTGAAAGCAATTAAGGATCATGGTTTGACTATAGGAAAAGATATAATTATGGTTACGACATGTAATTCAGTTGATATATCAATGAATAATCATGATATAAGCTGTTTAGTTCAATCTTATCCTGTTACACAAAGCCAATTAATTAAAGTAGTCAGAGATTACATGAATGGTATATCACCTAAAAAGGTCATAAATAAAGATAAATTAGTTATAGAAGATAAATAA
- a CDS encoding response regulator transcription factor → MYKLLIADDEPKIRRGLSKLKWEELGVEVVGEAENGKVALQLAKELSPDIMFVDICMPFIGGLELITQIKEILPNCIIIIISGYDEFEYAKKALTLKIFDYVLKPVNRKELMETVKRALVALEQNLKNNQYINWAKYQVHKNKNTILQQFLSDWLNGRISSDKVYNQLNLLNIDYSKINLLFLVKPLEIENKDTVKLERDLLNFCLENILQEILAEYNQALIFHENDVVVVLLPMTQEDEILNIEKSIKMTISKYLGREVVTLYQKLNDDFLELPDYYKNLYKQLIANIEYTPIVQLAKCYIEKKYYDQDLSLIEVSKELNVSAAYLSRLIKKETGMSFKEYLTKIRISKAIDFMNNPTIKLYEIAENVGYSTQHYFSSAFKKITGVSPTVYRHGKDEGI, encoded by the coding sequence GTGTATAAACTTTTAATTGCAGATGATGAACCTAAGATTAGACGAGGATTAAGTAAACTAAAATGGGAAGAACTTGGTGTTGAAGTTGTAGGAGAAGCTGAAAATGGTAAAGTAGCTCTACAATTAGCAAAAGAACTTAGTCCAGATATTATGTTTGTAGATATATGTATGCCTTTTATAGGAGGGTTAGAATTAATTACTCAGATAAAAGAAATCTTACCTAACTGTATAATAATAATCATATCAGGTTATGATGAATTTGAATATGCGAAAAAAGCACTGACTCTTAAGATATTCGATTATGTTCTAAAACCAGTAAATAGAAAAGAATTAATGGAAACAGTAAAAAGAGCATTAGTAGCCTTGGAACAAAATCTTAAAAATAATCAATATATCAATTGGGCTAAATATCAAGTTCACAAGAATAAAAATACTATCTTACAGCAATTTTTAAGCGATTGGTTGAATGGTAGAATCTCAAGTGATAAAGTTTATAATCAACTTAATTTATTAAACATTGATTATAGCAAAATAAATCTATTATTTTTAGTTAAGCCCTTAGAAATTGAAAACAAGGATACAGTGAAATTGGAAAGGGATCTATTGAATTTTTGCTTAGAAAATATTTTACAAGAAATATTAGCTGAATATAATCAAGCATTGATTTTTCATGAAAACGATGTTGTGGTAGTACTATTACCTATGACACAGGAAGATGAGATATTAAATATTGAAAAGAGTATCAAGATGACTATTAGTAAATATCTAGGTAGAGAAGTAGTGACACTTTATCAAAAACTTAATGATGATTTTCTGGAGTTACCAGATTATTATAAAAATCTGTATAAACAACTTATTGCAAATATTGAATATACACCTATAGTTCAGCTGGCAAAATGTTATATAGAAAAAAAATATTATGACCAAGATTTAAGTCTGATTGAAGTTTCAAAAGAACTTAATGTAAGTGCAGCTTATCTAAGCAGGTTAATAAAAAAAGAGACTGGGATGTCTTTTAAAGAATATTTAACTAAAATACGTATCAGTAAAGCAATTGATTTCATGAATAACCCAACGATAAAGTTATATGAGATTGCTGAGAATGTTGGATATAGCACACAGCATTATTTCAGTTCAGCATTCAAAAAAATAACTGGGGTTTCACCTACTGTTTATAGACATGGGAAGGATGAAGGCATTTGA